TGGACTGTCCCTGACCTGGGTAGAGTGGCATCTGGTTGGTGGTGCCCATCTCATATCAGCCAGGGACAAAGCAACTCCTTGTTCATCCCAGCTTGGCTTCTGATCTGTGCCCATGCCTGGTTCATGCCTTGGACACATACGTTTCCTTTAAAGTGGTGGTATTGTAGCCAGCTTACACTTGTCTCTGCAGCCATAGTTCTAGTCCAGCTTGGTGTGCAACACTAGACGAGTTAATAACTGGTCCTTGTTTCTATCTGGTTCTCATTGTGTAACTGTGTTGACTGGTAAGGTAGTTTGTGAGCCATGAAATACTTGGTTCATTGGTTGCTTACTGGTCTCATTCACCTACGACTTGAATATCCCAAAGTGTATACTCTTTACCACATTTAACTCCTAATTTGTTTGTTTAGGTTACGATGTGATCGCTCAAGCCCAATCTGGGACTGGGAAAACGGCCACATTTGCCATATCAATTCTGCAGCAGATCGAATTAGATCTAAAAGCCACCCAGGCCTTGGTCCTGGCACCCACTCGAGAATTGGCTCAGCAGGTAAGAGTGGTTTCTGTTCCCTCCTTAAAGGCTGATTTAGGGATGATGGGCATAATCCAAGGACCAGAGAAGTGTTCTCTGATCACCACCttgggaggaagagagatgggTGCCCTAACGCTCTCGAGACCTGCTGGGTTAATTAGAAGCTATTTCTTACCCAAATGTAACCATCACTTCCTCCACCCATTTCCTGAGTCAAATGGGAAGGCTCTTGGGTGAAGCCTGGCTGGCTGGGCAAGTTTGGTGGCTGTGTTCTGAATAAGCACCATCACCATGGGCTAAGAGACACCTCAGTGGTGGGGGTGCTATTATGGTAGTCAGAGCAGATGGACAGTGGACagttttgttgtttggttttttatgttttttttttttttttttttgggagacaagagtctgtgtcactcaggctggagtgtagtggcgctatctcagcttactgcaagctccgcctcccaggttcactccattctcccgccctcagcctcccaagtagctgggactacaggcgtctgccaccatgcccagctaatttttttgtatcttttagtagagatggggtttcaccatgttagccaggatggtctcggtctcccgacctcatgatccacctgcctcagcctcccaaagtgctgggattacaggtgtgagccaccacgcccagctggacAGTCCTTTTTTCACCTTGGCTTAATGCCTAGAGCTGTTTCATGCCTGGGGCACACACAATTCTAATGCTGGACTTATTCTGGGTCATGCTGCGACACTCATCTCAACTAGAGTATTGAGGCTCAGagcatgttttttaaatgttctgtggCAGGTGCAGTGATTATTCTGGGTGCGGATAATGTAAGAAGTTACAGCAGAGCTCCATTCTAAGGCACTTGGCTCTCAGTTTTCTCAGAGTGAACATGGCTCGTAGCTTTTGATCCTGTGGTAGGAGTACAATAGGACATGGATATGCATCACCTGTTCTATAAAACTggttgctggccgggcgcggtggctcacttgtgtaatcccaacactttgggaggctgaggcaggcagaccacttgagatcaggagttggagaccagcctggccaacatagtgaaaccccatctctactagaaatataaaaactagccgggcgtagtggcatgtgcctgttatcccagctacttgggggaggctcaggcaggagaatttaacccaggaggcggaggctgcagtgagccgagattgtgccattgcactccagcctgggcgatgagcaaagctctgtttcaaaacaaacaaaacaaaactggttgctgcgccgggcgcggtggctcaagcctgtaatcccagcactttgggaggccgaggcgggcggatcacaaggtcaggagatcgagaccatcctggctaacatggtgaaaccccgtctctactaaaaatacaaaaaactagccgggcgtggtggcgggcgcctgtagtcccagctactcggaggctgaggcaggagaatggcctgaacctgggaggcggagcttgcagtgagcgagatcggccCACTTGACCCCAGGCGGGGGGAcccagcgcgagactccgtctcaaaaaaaaaaaaaaaaaaaaactggttgcTGCATGACGAGGCAGTTGGTCAAATTAGCTTTCAGAAAGTTATGGGTTCTAAATATCTAGAGTAAGAAACTGAATTAATTATCTGAGCGGCCTTACTGTGAATCACTGTACACTCAGGAACCAGACTGAGTTGAAATCCTGTCTTTGCCACCTATTGACAGCACGATCTTAAGTGGATTTTAGCCTCTGCCTGTTTCTCAGCTGAATGTGAGTGTAATAATAGTGCATGCCCCAAAGTTGTTGGTtaggaataaatacatgaaaaacatttaagaatggtgcctggcacagctGTAGCTAATATGTGAGCACCTATCTTTCTCTGTGCTCAGATACAGAAGGTGGTCATGGCACTAGGAGACTACATGGGTGCCTCCTGTCATGCCTGTATTGGGGGCACCAACGTGCGTGCTGAGGTGCAGAAACTGCAGATGGAAGCCCCCCACATAATCGTGGGGACCCCTGGCCGAGTGTTTGATATGCTTAACCGGAGATACCTGTGTGAGTAATTCAGTTCTCCAACCCCTGGGTCACTTCGCTCTTGCGCATGCTTTCCAGTCTTTCAGTGTAAGCCAAAGTCATTCCCACAGATGCTGGTTTCCCTCTGGGGAAGAGCTGCTCTGTGATGGAGCCCATGCGTGTCATCTGAGCCTCTGGCTTCCCTGCCAGTGCAGCCCAGGCAGTGTCCTACTTCCCAGGGCTGTTTTCTGGCTTGGCGGGAACGTCCTGGGCAAAGGATCAGTCTTTGTACTCTGAGAGCAGACTACTCGGCCCCTCTCTGTTTTTTGTCAGCAAAGTTGGATGTATCTCTCCTACATTTCCCTGATTATATGCTATATAttggcttttttttccttctctagctcCCAAATACATCAAGATGTTTGTACTGGACGAAGCTGACGAAATGTTAAGCCGTGGATTCAAGGACCAGATCTATGACATATTCCAAAAGCTCAACAGCAACACCCAGGTGAGGGCGGCCTTGCTCGAATCGCTAATGATTCTGGAAGAAAAATATCAAGTGCCAGGGGAACCAAACTCTGGATTCTTGTCCCTGAGCCTTTTTATGCATCCACTTCAGTTTTAGGTGTGGCTAGGGAAGGGAGCAGACCTTGGGAAGGATCCACTGCTCTAAGGCTGGCCTTTTTTTCCACTAGGTAGTTTTGCTGTCAGCTACAATGCCTTCTGATGTGCTTGAGGTGACCAAGAAGTTCATGAGGGACCCCATTCGGATTCTTGTCAAGAAGGAAGAGTTGACCCTGGAGGGTATCCGCCAATTCTACATCAACGTGGAACGAGAGGTGGGGCCCAGTGCAGGAGGCGGGCCTGGTAGTGAGTTGTTGGGTATAGCCCCTGACTGATTTTTGTCCCCTCACCTGCAGGAGTGGAAGCTGGACACACTATGTGACTTGTATGAAACGCTGACCATCACCCAGGCAGTCATCTTCATCAACACCCGGAGGAAGGTGGACTGGCTCACCGAGAAGATGCACGCTCGAGATTTCACTGTCTCTGCCATGGTGTGTTTGCCCGCTGCCAGCCCCTTGTGGGTCTGCCGGTCAGAAGTGTCCTACTTGAAGCCAGGGTTCCCGGAACCCATGTGCCTACCtggtttgttttctcttctagCATGGAGATATGGACCAAAAGGAACGAGACGTGATCATGAGGGAGTTTCGTTCTGGCTCTAGCAGAGTTTTGATTACCACTGACCTGCTGGTGAGTAGAGGGAATTGACAGGAAAGGCAGAAGGGAGGATCCAAGGTGATTCCTGATCCAAGGTGATTCCCTCTCCAAGGGGACATCCAGTGCCCCTCTCAGGAAAGTAGCAGCTTGGAATAGAATCTGGCATGCCTAAGGCCTTTGGGGAACAGGGATGCTTATTTCCTCCGCCTTCCTTGGCTGCCTACATGGATGCCTAAGTGTCTCTTCGGGATAGTGTTCTCTCATGCACATGCTGAAGAGTTGTCTTTCTTGATGTAGGCCAGAGGCATTGATGTGCAGCAGGTTTCTTTAGTCATCAACTATgaccttcccaccaacagggaAAACTATATCCACAGGTAAGAGTAGATCTGGAACACTCCTCCATCCCCTCACGCCTGGCCCTCCCTGGGCTAAAGTTCCTGATGTTCCTCATCCCTTTCCTTGTTTTCCAGAATCGGTCGAGGTGGACGGTTTGGCCGTAAAGGTGTGGCTATTAACATGGTGACAGAAGAAGACAAGAGGACTCTTCGAGACATCGAGACCTTCTATAACACCTCCATTGAGGAAATGCCCCTCAATGTTGCCGACCTCATCTGAGGGGTTGTCCTgccacccagccccagccagggCTCAATCTCGGGGGGCTGAGGAGCAGcaggaggggggagggaagggagccaAGGGATGGAcatcttgtcattttttttctttgaataaatgtcACTTTTTGAGGCAAAAAAAGAAGGAACCGTGAACATTTTAGACACCCTTTTCTTTGGGGTAGGCTCTTGCCCCAGGCGCCGGCTCTTCTCCCAAAAAAACACTAATCCATTTCCCTAACCTAGTAACCTCCAGATCCCAGAGGCTCTCCTCACCTCAGCTGAGCTCCTTTGAAAGTGATTCAGGGGACTACGTCACTCAGCCTCATTTGCTGGACCAAATCTGGAGGGAGAACCCCTAAAACCCCTGAGTGAGGTTGCCCAGGGGGTTTGTCCCCAGGTGGGGGGAAGCAGGGGAGAGAAAATGGTAGccatttttacattgttttgtatAGTATTTATTGATTcaggaaacaaacacaaaattctgaataaaatgaCTTGGAAACTGCCTGTTTGGGC
The Papio anubis isolate 15944 chromosome 17, Panubis1.0, whole genome shotgun sequence genome window above contains:
- the EIF4A1 gene encoding eukaryotic initiation factor 4A-I isoform X2; the protein is MEPEGVIESNWNEIVDSFDDMNLSESLLRGIYAYGFEKPSAIQQRAILPCIKGYDVIAQAQSGTGKTATFAISILQQIELDLKATQALVLAPTRELAQQIQKVVMALGDYMGASCHACIGGTNVRAEVQKLQMEAPHIIVGTPGRVFDMLNRRYLSPKYIKMFVLDEADEMLSRGFKDQIYDIFQKLNSNTQVVLLSATMPSDVLEVTKKFMRDPIRILVKKEELTLEGIRQFYINVEREEWKLDTLCDLYETLTITQAVIFINTRRKVDWLTEKMHARDFTVSAMHGDMDQKERDVIMREFRSGSSRVLITTDLLARGIDVQQVSLVINYDLPTNRENYIHRIGRGGRFGRKGVAINMVTEEDKRTLRDIETFYNTSIEEMPLNVADLI
- the EIF4A1 gene encoding eukaryotic initiation factor 4A-I isoform X1, with protein sequence MSASQDSRSRDNGPDGMEPEGVIESNWNEIVDSFDDMNLSESLLRGIYAYGFEKPSAIQQRAILPCIKGYDVIAQAQSGTGKTATFAISILQQIELDLKATQALVLAPTRELAQQIQKVVMALGDYMGASCHACIGGTNVRAEVQKLQMEAPHIIVGTPGRVFDMLNRRYLSPKYIKMFVLDEADEMLSRGFKDQIYDIFQKLNSNTQVVLLSATMPSDVLEVTKKFMRDPIRILVKKEELTLEGIRQFYINVEREEWKLDTLCDLYETLTITQAVIFINTRRKVDWLTEKMHARDFTVSAMHGDMDQKERDVIMREFRSGSSRVLITTDLLARGIDVQQVSLVINYDLPTNRENYIHRIGRGGRFGRKGVAINMVTEEDKRTLRDIETFYNTSIEEMPLNVADLI